Genomic DNA from Paenibacillus donghaensis:
AGTTGTGTAAACGTATATCGTGTGTAGGTATCTGCTGCTATATTATCTTTGGTTAGTCCAAACCCGGCTGGGTCATAATTAGCAATTCCCAAATGAGGTTCAATATAATAAGCAAAAAGGAATGAAATAAAAGTAAGACTAAAAAAGAATAAACACGTCAGTATAATATTGGCGGTTAGTTTGATATACACGGTTCCCATTATAGACCTACGCATTCGGGTATAGACCAGAAAACGATTGTTAACTTCTTCCGAAAATGAAGCTACGTATACCAAAACGGCTATAATCGGAAAAGTAATGGGTAACGCTCCATTTAAAATAAATGTGAAATACTCTAATGAATCCCTAAAATCCCAAGCCCGGCTTCTGTACACGGCAAAAGAAATGAGAGCTATAGTCGTTAACATCCAAAGAAATAGAAAGATGGGTGTTAACTTACTTCTAACTTCCCTAATTACTTCTCTGAGCATTTTTCCACCCCTTCTATATTAAACTAATTCTACCCTCACTCAAGCCCGTACAAGTAATCTTCAATACCTTTTTTAGGACATGATATACATGGAAATAAACAGTGCTATTAACATAACATAAGAGGAAAATAAAAAATAGTATTTTATTGTTTAATTTTTCCAATTATAATTATGGATTTAACTAAATAATTTTACATATAAATTTTGGTTAAAAATTTTTGACATTTTATATTAAATGAGAGTCTAATTAAGTGAAGCCTCATCCAGGATATGGATGACGGCAAGAAACTACAAGTTATGGAGGAATCCTAATGTTATCAGGAACAGCAATGAAACGGCTGGCATCCCTCGTCTGCGCTGCCTTGCTGCTGCCACTTGGCAGCGGATCGGCAGCTTATGCCGAGCAGCCTGCAGTAAGTACCGGCACGATCTACCACAGCGAACCAGAAAGCAATGTTGTCAAGCCAGCTTGGAGCACAGCCATCGCCAAGCCGAGCAACGCACCAGTCATGGACCCGGTGACCGCTGTGGCCGAGAACGGCAAGGTGTTCATGCTGCAGCCAAACGGGAAGCTTGCCGCACTGCGGGCCACGGACGGCAAGAAGCTGTGGGAATATGGCAGCAAGCTGGCACAGCAGTTCATGTATCACAAGGACGCGGTCTATGGCATGACCGCAAGCGGTTCACTGTACAAGATCAAGGAGAACGGCAGCCCGGCCTGGACAGCAGCCCTTGAATATCCAACTGCGGACAGTATGGTTGTCTCCGGCTCTACCGTATACGTTACCCAAGCGCAGAAAATGGCGGCAGTGGATGCAGCCAGCGGCAAGATTAAATGGCGGATTGCCGAAGATCCCGGCAATTATTACAACGGCTCGCCTGCGCTTGAGGCGGAGGGTACACTTGTCCGCAACTACAGCGTAAGCGGAGCCATTACGGTGCCGCTCATTGCGGTATACGACACAGCAACCGGACGTAAGCTGTGGGAGAGCTCGCGCCAGCTTCCGCCGCTTGCAATCAAAGACGGCATCCTGTATTCGGAGAAAGAGACCTTTATGTTGGATGACGATCCCGTCAATCGCAAGGTCGAAATCGTCGCCTTCAACCTGAAGAGCGGAGCCATCAAGGGGGAACGTCTCTACAGCTGGAAGGATACCGCCAATACCGATGGTGTCTTCCATGGCGGTGGTGCGTATTCGACCGCGTTTCTTAGCGGGAATGACCTTTATATTTTCCAGGGACAGCGTATCGTGAGATATGACTTCAATAATTATGTGGCGGGTGCAGCCCCGCTGCAGAAGTGGAATCAGGAAGCTTATGATCAGCGGACGCCGCTGAAGTTGCTTCATCAAGGCAGACTCTATTTCACCGATGACCACACCCATGGTCTGATTGTGATGAAGACCGCCACCGGACAATATGTAAGCTTCGATCAGGGAGGCAATCCCACGGCCCAAGCCGCAGTGTTCAGCACAGGAGTATATGTAGGCCAGACCGACGGACTGCTTCATGCCTATGATCTCCTGACCACGAAGCAGGTGTTCACAGTCAAGACCGGATCTCGTGAGTTCTCCCCCTTGCTGAAGACGGGCGGCATGCTCCTGATCCAGACGGGCGGCAAGCTGATGGGAGTGAGGTTACCCTCAGCTTTGAAATAAACAGCTCTGGGCGTAGTAAACAGCCCTGGATTATCTGCTGTTTTTTTGTATGAATAATTAAAGGGTCCTTGCAGAGGTTAGTTATCCGCAAGGACCCTTTTTGCCATACACCCTTAGATCACCAGCTGCTCCTTCCTGCTCTTCTCAACAGCCTCTTCCCGGCTGCCTACCTGCAGCTTCAGATAGCTGGACGAAATGTAGTTCCTCACTGTGCCCTCGGACAGATGCAGCTTCTGGGCGATTCTCTTGTTGCGCAGACCTTCCGTCAATGCACATCCAGCTCCCGGTCTGTCAGGTCATACGGATTAGGCAGGGCTTCAGGATTCTGCTCACGGAACAGACGCCGGGCCACATCCTGGGAGATCATCGTTCCGCTTCCAGATCTCAGGCGACGCCCTGATTGCCCAGACCAGCAATGGCAAGATTCCCATTGGAGAGGTTGGCGGGACCGTCACACGGAATAAGTAAGCCGTGCAAGCGGTCCGGCCGGAAGCGTACCTATGTCGTTCGGGCTGCTGCGCCACTTCTGCGCCAGCTCACGAATCTGGTGAGGCGTCGTGCGGCAGCAGCCCCCAATGATCGGGGGCTGCTGCCGTTGCTGTGAACCCGGAATTCTTCTGACCCGTCTGACAACCGCCTATGCCTTCTTCAGCACTGGAACCCACAGCTCATTGCGATTCTCCTCCGGCGGGAGATAACATTCAATCGCAGGCAGATAGGCCAGCTCATAGGCAGAAGCAGGAATCCACTCTGTGTACAGCCGTTTCCAGATCTCCTGAAGCGCATCGGGCGGGCCCGGTGCTTCAAATACAGCCCAGGTGGCCGCAGGAAAGTCCAGTGTTGTCAGATCCTCCGGCGCAGCTTCATCGGAAACCACAGCCAGGATATAATCGAAGGTTTCATTGGCTCCAAATTCCCCATTGGCACATATGCCAAGAATGCCCCTGATGACATGTTCAGGATCATGAAGCTCCCATAACCTCCCGAAGACGTCCTTTTCCCTTGCAGCGTCCCATATCGCAGGTATTTCACTGAATGCCTGTTCAGTATGGACAGTTTCCTTCATGCCCACGATCTTAAACCCGCCAACCTGTTCGATTCTGTAGTTCATTTCAGCCGCCCCTTTGATTGAGATTTGAAAGGACATTCTTGGATAAGCCTTGAGTGGGGTCCCGGCATTTCGTGCAGCGGTCGGAGTAGACCCATGCAGCTGCTGGAAGGCGCGTGTGAACGCCTCGGGGGAGTCATAGCCGTATTTCAGGGCGAGATCAATCACCTTGATTCTGCTCTGCTGAAGCTCAAACGCCGCCAGGGTAAGCCGCCGTCGCCGGATATATTCCGACAAGGACACCTCCGTAATGAAAGAGAACATTCGCTGGAAATGATACACCGAGCAGCACGCAATCCGCGCCGCCTCTGCATAAACAATCTCCCCGTCCATATGCTCCTCCAGATAGCTGACTGCCCGGTTCATTCTTGTCACCCAATCCATCCTTACACTTCCTTTCCGTTCTCATGATACAGCAGCTCCCTGACGGGCACCTTGCATTTCATGCACCATACAGCACGGTTCAACTGTCCCAATAAATGTAATACTCGCCTAAACGCGCAGTCAGCCCGCTCAGCAGCGGATACGAAGGCAGCGATTCTACGGAGACCTGCCCCTGATCTATTAGCGGCAAGGACAAATACAGCTTGGATAAGGTAGCATGATAGGCGTCCACCGGAGCTTTGTCACGATCGCGCGTGATTTTTAATGGATAAGAACCATAATATAAACGCTGCGCTTCTTCTTGCGTATGTGGAGAACTTAATAGTAGAGCCTCCAGGCTGTTATCTGTCATGGCGGTTATGGACTCTAGAGAAACTGCCTGCTGTTCGATAAGCACGGAAACCAGCTCCAGCAGCACAGCATTCGTTCCTATATTGACGGCAGAAGCATGAAATTCAGCTTCAGAGATAATCAGCCGCAGCAAAAGGTCTGCCGTTTCGGCATCTGTGGAGAGATTCGGACCTGCCAGGCTGATCCGCGGCACAAGCGCATGCGCAGACTGCAGTAGTCCTGTAGTTCGGCCACTCCGCACCCAGGAATCCAGATGATCCAGGTGCAGACGGTTCTCCTTGTTGCGCAAGGGGCTGGGGATGCGGCCTTCAATGAGATTAAGAATCTGGCCTTGATCTATCGCATAAGCTGCCAGAATCCCACTAATCTCCTCGCCATACAGCAGCTCCCTTGTTCTCTGGTGATGGTTCAGTCCTTCAATCTGCTCCAGTGTATGGCTGAAGGGTAGATGTCCGATATCATGCAGCAAGGCCGCCGCACGGAGCTCCGGCTGATCCGGACAATAATAAGCCCCCAGTGCAAATACACCCAAGCTGTGCTGCAGCCGGGTATCGACGTGCTGAGTATTAATGTAGCTGCCGCCATTGTGATGGATGAAATGCAGCCTGCGCACAACGGAGGTCTGCAGCAGACGCTGCTCCATCTCTGTCAGCCTTATACGCAGCCCCCATAGCGGCTCCCATAATTCGCCCGTTCCGCTCAGTTGGGCTATGTATGCTTGGTTCATCATGTTCATTGTGCCTCCTTTTTCTTTCTTAGCAAAATATAACACATCGATCCCTCCCAAACCCTCCCTTCCAAGGGAGGGCCCCAAAGGGTTGCACCCTCTGGACACCTGCAAGTTTGGTGAATGAGTCTGGCGGTACGGTGATTAGGGAGGCTGGGAGGGGGAGCGCTTATCCCTGCGGGACCGCTTGAACGCCGCAATGTACGGCACGCGATCCCTGACGGGATGCGCGCCGGAGGCTAAGGTCAAAGGCAGGCTGTTCCTGCGGAATGCGCAAGACCTTAACAGCAAAGGCGGGCTGTTCCTGCGGAATACGCAAAAAACCGCTGTCTGCAAACTGCAGACAGCGGTTTTTATCATCCTATCGGGGTCCCAACAGTCCTAGCGACGCCCCGCCTTCTCCAGCTTCAACGCGCTTTTGCGGGCCAGCTTGCGGTAGCGCTTCTGTTAAGCCTCTGCATAAACTCCGTTACTACTCTTTACCCAAACTATGCGCCTTTGCGTATTGTTGCTTTGCAATAAATGAATCGTTTAACATGTCGTTGTTTGATACTATTACTTAATTTTTATAGATTTAATGATGGGTGCGGGGTCACCCTCTTCCATAACGATGAAATAACATACGCGTTCACTGATATTGTAGCCGAGAAATTTCCAGGTTCCTTTTCCAAGTCCTGCCTGAGCCATGGCAACAGTTGAACCATTGTTCTCATACAAATTCCACAACCCTGTACTTAAGTCCTGAACACATACATATTTGCCTGCAATTTGTGTTTTCCAACCGGAAGTTTGACCAAAAGATTGCTTGAATACGGAAGAATAATTTGATATTTCTGCTCCAGACGCCAAGCTGTGTACAGAATAGAAAGCCTGTGGTTTTGTTGGGTCAGGATGAGGGGCATTCGCAGGCTGGACATCTTGATAGATATAGGAGTTCCATAATTCCAATTTGTCATTTCCGCTAACCTTAAAGCCGGTATCAATTGGAAGTCGGTCGATAACGGTTATTTTTTTAGTAAATAAATTAAGAACTCGCACTTCATAGTCGGATGCCATAATTCCGTCACTAACGTATTTGGTCACGAGATAAGGGTATTTACTATAATCCCAATCCGCCAGGCTGACATATTCATAGATACCTTTATCCACTGGTGCATTGTAGGTGAGCAAAGGTTGTGTTTTCGTTGTTGAATAGAGGTTGAATCGATTACCTTGACGTACCATGAGACGTTCGTTCACCTTTCCGGAAGGCGGTGACCATCTGGCTTCTACGTCTTTGGGAAAATTCATGCGATACTGAAATTCATTGGTTTGAATGCCCTGGACACTGAAGACGCCTTTTTGAATCTTGCCTGCATCTGTCTGGGTTATGATAATGATTTTGTTTGGATTTGATAATATTTGGACATCTAGAATTTTTTGATTAACACTAACCAGCTTAACCAGAGTGTTTGTCTGGACGTCGACTAGTTCCAGCTTATTTTTTGTTTTAATTAGGACTTGTGTAGCACTAATTGGATATACGGTGTTTTGATCATTGAGTATATCCTTTGTGAAGCTGACTGGAGCAGCGAAAGAGGATTGTGGAAGGCAAAGTATTCCTAAAATAAGGACTAAATTTACTATGAATTTAGTAGTTACTGTTTTCAATGATAAGCTCCCCCTCAAAAGTAAGTCTTTTAATTGTAAGCGCGTCTAATTATATACTCCAGTGTAACGACAAAGCTACTATTCTTGAGAGAATAGTAGCTTCAGCTTGTCGAGAAACCCAGGTCAATTTATACACCTGGGTTTCTTTACATGTTCAGGCAGCTGTAAAATCGAAAAAAGAGGAGGGGTTACTCTCGCTTTTCCAGGCGATCCAAGTGGATCGCCATCTTCTTCATATTCTGCACGGCTGCCGTCATCAAAGCATGTTCCCTGACGTTTGAGAGTCCGCGCAAAACGGCAATAGCGAAACCCATGAAGCTCTTTATGCTTCATCCGACTTGGATCTTCTAGAAAAACTATCTGACCCTGAGCAAATAAGAGTTAGGGTTCGTTTTGCGAGAAAATCCAGTGACGGAAAGATTGGGAATGAAGGCATCACCTACTTCTTCATCAAAAATAAAGCGAGTGATTGGGCAATTGAGAATATTGACTAATTGCGTTATACGCACTAAAGCGGAAGTCCGTAAATTGGGACTTCCGCTTATCTTTGTCATGTTGTTCTTATTCATTTAATTAGTTGCGAAAACGCATCTAATTAATCGATTTTTTCCGGTTTGGAGGAAATAGATGCGTAAACGGTTACTACTTAGGTCCCCTAGCCCTCTTCGCTCGTAACCCTCACTTCGATTTCAGACGGTTGCGGACTCAGGAGCCTCTATTTGCTGTACATAGGCCGTTTTGCAGGATTAACGGACCCAGGAGCCTCTATATCACAGAAAACACTCGCTTTAGAGCCTGTTTTGACGACTTAGGGGCTATACGGTCCGTAAGACGTCAAAAGATCGCTGATAGGAGGAAATAGGGGCTATACGGTCCGCTAAAATGCAGGTTACCTAGTTCAAGGGTTTGGAGTGTCGCAGGGTCCTAAGTAGTAACCGTAAACGCATCTATTATGGGCTTTTGAGCGTTATAGAGCCTATTTACTCGATATTAGTTGCAGATTTGCACTTATTGGCCCGCTAGTTGGAGATTCAGAGCAAATAGATGTACTTTTGCATCTATTTGCTCCGAACGTTCCAGGGCAATATTCCAAACCCCGCCGGCCTAAACAAGAACCACTTATTTAGTGTCCGCCCAACCGGACGCGCTAATTCAAGATTGCCTCATTGCTGTTACATCGAACTGGTTCCTTCCGTTCCTGTTGTCGCCTGCGGCTGTGTTCCGCCTTGAGGTGCAGTTCCTCTATCAGGTGGCGTTCCGTCGCCCTGCCAGGTTCCACCCTCCGGCGGTGTTCCGCCCTCAGGGCGAGCGCCTCCTCCGAAGCCGCCACCGCCGCCGCGGTTAGAGGTATTTCCAGTCGTTACGCCCGACTCGGACAGGTAAGTGACGCTGCTGGTAATTTCGAAATCGGTCACCTTGGTGCCTCCGCTGTATTGTCCATCCGCATAAAGTCCATTCACTTCAGTACCGGTAGAGGTGCCCCCTGTGTACAGGGTATACGTAGCTCCCTCTTTCAGCTCGGGTGAGCTGATCGCCACCGTCTGATATGTCTTCGACGGAGCGAAGGTCAGCAGCGTATTGCCTTCATTGTCTTCCAGATGGACCAGGGTTCCGGCTTCCTGCGCCGCAGTATAGGTCATCAGCAGCGAGTATTGGCTGGAGTCTTCCGACGGTGCCTGGGCCATGCCCGAGCTTCCCGCAGCTACCAGGTACCCACCGCTGAGTTCGAAGGTACCGTCATAATCAAGGGTTCCATTGCCGCCGTTGGTAGGGCCGTTAGCAATCACGTTACCGCCGGTCATTACGATGGAACCGTTCGAATCCAGTCCGTCGCCAGTGGCGTCTACGGTCAAATCACCGCCGCTGATTGTAAGCACGTGGGCCGCAGTATCCGTGGACTGGCCCTGTGCGCCGCCAGCTGATTGCTCATTCCCGCCAGACACATTCACACCATCATCGGAGGCAACCACCTTCGTCTCCCCGCCGGATACTATAATATTCGCGCCTTCAATGCCCTCATAGCTCTTGGTAATCTCAATCTTGCCACTGGCAATCGTTACTGTGGCTTCGGCATGGATGCCGTCGTCGCCGGAAGCCAGCGTCAGCTCCCCACCTGTGATGGTTACATTGCTGTTGCTGTGGACCGCATCATCCGCAGCATCAATCGTGAAGCTGCCGCTATTGACGGTCATATTCCCGCCCGCCTTCAGCCCCTTGGCGCTGGTTGACTCCGTCTCTGCAGCTGCAGCCTCATCTGCTCCTGCCTCTGTTGCTGCCGCATCCGCTACTGCATCTGCAGTTGCATCGGTAGTTGCTGCCGTACCGGAAGGTGCTGCCGGCACTGTTCCTTGTGTCCAACCGCCCGGCGGCGCTGACATGCCGCCTCTGTCTTCGGTCTTCACCCCACCATTGGCATTGCCCCCGCCGCTGACAATAGTGTAGGTTCCGCCATCCGTCAGCAGCGCAGTTTCCGCCTGAATACCGTCATTTCCGGCCTTGATATCGAAGGTTCCGGCCGCAATGGCTACGAACCCCTTGGCTGCATCCTCGTCATTGGTGGATTTGATTCCATCACCATCAGCAGTGATGGTGATTGTCCCCTCTTGAACAGCCACCATGTCGCGGCCAATAATGCCGTCGTCCGCCGCGTGCACCTCAATCGTGCCGCTCATAATCTTCAGATCATCTTTGCTGGTGATGCCGTCTTTATAGCTGGCATTGACTGTCAGCTTGCCGGTCCCGTTGATCGTCAGATCGGCTTTGCTGAAGAGCGCCGCACCGGGTTCATCGGAAGCCGCATCCTCAAAAACATAATTTGCTCCATCGGTCAGCGTATTCTCAGTGCCTTCCTGCAGCGTGAGGATGACTTTGCCCGCTTGTTTAATATAGACAGGTGCGCTGTCGCTATCCTGAATATCCACTCCGTTAAAGACCAGGTGAACGGTGCCTTTATCCTGCACATTTACGACAAGCTGCCCATCCGTAAGTTTTCCGCTGAGCACGTAAGTTCCGGCTGCATTAATAGTTACCAGTCCAGCCTTGGCTTCAGCGCCAGAGCCGCTAATCGTTGCGCTCGTTCCATTCAGTGCGATGGTGGTTGAATTATCGGCACTCCAGGTTGTAAGTGTATCTTCTTCGTCAAAGGTCACCAGATCGGCAAGCTTCGCACTGGCCAGCTGCACTCCTGAAGGGGTTGTATTCTGTTGCACCGTGGTAGCGGCAGCTGTTGCTGTAGCTTGTACGGCCGATGATGTGGCCGAGCTAGTGCCGCAAGCCGTCACCAGGACGGCGCTTAACAGCAGCACTCCCCATTTACTGTTTATCATAAAGTTTCTCATCGTAATCTTCCTCTCATTATGGGTTAATAGTCTGTGTAGGTGGGCGTCATGGTTAAGGAGATATCCAGATTGCCATTGCGGCAGCGGAGCGCGTCGAGGAATTCCTTCTGGCTCGTCTGCTCACTGATGCTTACGGCGTAGACCAGCTCATACAGGCTGCCCAGCTCGGTGGTTCTGATTTTTTTCAGTTCATAAGCCACGTTGTATTGATTGAATACTTCTGCAAAAGCTTCCTCATACCCCAGATTCTCGGGAATCGTTACTTTAAGCAGCTTCTGCAGGCTTGTTCTGACGCCAAAGTTCAGACGGTTCAGGGCAAACATCAGCACGCAGAGGATCAGGGTGAACAATACAGCGTAGCCGAAGGAACCGACCCCGCAGGCAAGACCCGAGGCCATCGTGAACAGGACAAACGTAATGTCCTTCGGATCACCAGGCGCGCTGCGGAAGCGGATAATGGAGAAGGCTCCGGCGAGACTGAACGCTCTGGCGACATTGCTGCCGATCAGCAGAATGATGATCGCGACGATGACCGGCAGCAGCACCATCGTAAGAGTGAAGCTCTGGGAATAGCTGCCTGGGTTGGTTCTCATATAAGTCCAGCTGATCATGGCCCCAGGACCACCGAGATTAGAATAGTTAAGATAGCGCTGGTGAAGGTTAGTTCGGTACTGACTAGATCGGTGGAAAATAACGAATCAAGCATAGAGGACACTCTCCTGTTCAATTGTGCTGTTCTTGAGCATTTTTTTGTATTCATTGCCGTATTTGGAGAAGCTGGTACGATACATCTGGTGTTCGGAGAGCAGCCTGGACAGCCACATCGGAATCGTATTCTCCGCCTTCACTTCCATCAGCCACTGACCCGGCTCCAGCAGCTGTTCACCGTAAGGCCCTTGTTCCAGCGACAGATCATAACGTCTGCAGCGGATATTGGTGTCAAAGGTTATTCTGAGGTCCCGGTTCTCTTTGCTGAACATTGCCTTGCGGTCATAGGAGAGATACAGCTTCGGCATCAACTCGTACCGTTCCAGGAAATAGCTGATCTCGTTCACCACCTGCTTGTTCATATAATCCCGCAGCTGCGGCGCGGCACCGGTGCGGACGAATTCGTAGGCCTCGTTCAGCTTAAGTGCGGTTCTTCTTTTGTTGACCAGGCCGAACACCTTTTTCTTGATTTCGAGGTATACTCTGGCTTCCTGATCGGGTGTTCCGTAAGCTCTTAAACGCAGCTTCTCTTTATATTTGGGCTTCGACAGACTGTTGCGGATCAAAGCATCATGTTGCGTGTCATAATATAGGTTGGTGATGGAATAGAATTCGTGCTGCTTGTTGTAAGCGTCCAGCTCCATATGCGCCAGCAGCTCCATATAGAAGCGGTTATAAGCTGTGTTATCCAGCAGATATTTGTTCTCATAACGGTTAAATACTTCGATCGCCATATCGGTTCATTCCTTTCGGTTGGTGCGTCTCTCCTGCTCATGTCTGTATCTTAGCCCCCAAACCTTTAATGAATCTTAAATGCTTTTTACACTGGCTTAACTTTTTTTACATTGCCTTAACACAGACACCCCTCCGGACGACTTCCTTCAATTAAGGTTGACTAAAGGTAAGCTTGATATAATGTGTAAAGAAACAGGTATAACGCATCACAATCCATACAGAGGATGGCAAACCGATGAGAATATTAATCGTAGAAGATGAGATTCATCTGGCAGAGGCCTTATCGCAAATCTTAAAAAAACAACATTACTCCGTAGACGCTGTCCACGACGGCCGATCGGGGCTGGATTATGCCCTGAGCGGGATCTATGATCTGCTGCTGCTTGATATTATGATGCCTGAGATGGATGGAATCAGCGTGCTGCGCGCCCTCCGCAAGGAAGGGGTATCGACACCTGTAATCATGCTTACCGCCAAAGGCGAGATTACCGACATGGTGACCGGGCTGGATCAGGGGGCGGATGACTATATAGCCAAACCTTTTTCTTCGGAGGAGCTGCTGGCCCGTATCCGGGCGGCCTTGCGGCGTAAGGGCGAGGTAATACCGGATGATACGCTGAAATTTGGGGATGTGGAGCTGAACACCGCAAGTCTGCGGCTGGCCGTAGGCGGCAAGGAAATCAAGCTGAACCTGAAGGAATGCGGACTGCTGGAGCTGCTCATTCTGCGGAAACAGGCCGTAACCTCCAAGGAGCAGATTATTGAGAAGCTGTGGGGCTTCGACTCGGAAGCGGAGCATAACAACGTGGAAGTCTATATCTCATTTTTACGCAAAAAACTGACCTTCCTCGGCTCACAGGTACGTATCAGTACGATCCGGGGTGTAGGTTATGTATTGGAGGGGGCCTCCTGATGTTCAAGAAGCTGCGCAACCGGTTCCTGATTGTTAATCTGGTCACGATCTCTGTAATCATGCTGGTCGCTTTCGCCGCCATTTACGTGATTATGTACCGCGATGTGCAAGGGGAGATTAACATGGATCTCTACCGCATATCCGATTCCTATGGACGGGAGTCCGGCAAATACCTGGGGCCGCGAATGGGCGGAGCCGATTCTCCGTTGACCCCTGCGGCTGGCGAGTTGCCTGATAAGGGCGGCAAAGCCTATAATCCACCGGAGCGCTTCATCTCCTTCATGGTACAGACCGACAAGGAATGGAAGCTTACGGGCAAGGAGTCCCGTTTTGAGATAGATAC
This window encodes:
- a CDS encoding HD domain-containing protein — its product is MMNQAYIAQLSGTGELWEPLWGLRIRLTEMEQRLLQTSVVRRLHFIHHNGGSYINTQHVDTRLQHSLGVFALGAYYCPDQPELRAAALLHDIGHLPFSHTLEQIEGLNHHQRTRELLYGEEISGILAAYAIDQGQILNLIEGRIPSPLRNKENRLHLDHLDSWVRSGRTTGLLQSAHALVPRISLAGPNLSTDAETADLLLRLIISEAEFHASAVNIGTNAVLLELVSVLIEQQAVSLESITAMTDNSLEALLLSSPHTQEEAQRLYYGSYPLKITRDRDKAPVDAYHATLSKLYLSLPLIDQGQVSVESLPSYPLLSGLTARLGEYYIYWDS
- a CDS encoding homocysteine S-methyltransferase family protein, whose protein sequence is MPGSQQRQQPPIIGGCCRTTPHQIRELAQKWRSSPNDIGTLPAGPLARLTYSV
- a CDS encoding carbohydrate-binding domain-containing protein, which gives rise to MRNFMINSKWGVLLLSAVLVTACGTSSATSSAVQATATAAATTVQQNTTPSGVQLASAKLADLVTFDEEDTLTTWSADNSTTIALNGTSATISGSGAEAKAGLVTINAAGTYVLSGKLTDGQLVVNVQDKGTVHLVFNGVDIQDSDSAPVYIKQAGKVILTLQEGTENTLTDGANYVFEDAASDEPGAALFSKADLTINGTGKLTVNASYKDGITSKDDLKIMSGTIEVHAADDGIIGRDMVAVQEGTITITADGDGIKSTNDEDAAKGFVAIAAGTFDIKAGNDGIQAETALLTDGGTYTIVSGGGNANGGVKTEDRGGMSAPPGGWTQGTVPAAPSGTAATTDATADAVADAAATEAGADEAAAAETESTSAKGLKAGGNMTVNSGSFTIDAADDAVHSNSNVTITGGELTLASGDDGIHAEATVTIASGKIEITKSYEGIEGANIIVSGGETKVVASDDGVNVSGGNEQSAGGAQGQSTDTAAHVLTISGGDLTVDATGDGLDSNGSIVMTGGNVIANGPTNGGNGTLDYDGTFELSGGYLVAAGSSGMAQAPSEDSSQYSLLMTYTAAQEAGTLVHLEDNEGNTLLTFAPSKTYQTVAISSPELKEGATYTLYTGGTSTGTEVNGLYADGQYSGGTKVTDFEITSSVTYLSESGVTTGNTSNRGGGGGFGGGARPEGGTPPEGGTWQGDGTPPDRGTAPQGGTQPQATTGTEGTSSM
- a CDS encoding polyphosphate polymerase domain-containing protein, with amino-acid sequence MAIEVFNRYENKYLLDNTAYNRFYMELLAHMELDAYNKQHEFYSITNLYYDTQHDALIRNSLSKPKYKEKLRLRAYGTPDQEARVYLEIKKKVFGLVNKRRTALKLNEAYEFVRTGAAPQLRDYMNKQVVNEISYFLERYELMPKLYLSYDRKAMFSKENRDLRITFDTNIRCRRYDLSLEQGPYGEQLLEPGQWLMEVKAENTIPMWLSRLLSEHQMYRTSFSKYGNEYKKMLKNSTIEQESVLYA
- a CDS encoding response regulator transcription factor — encoded protein: MRILIVEDEIHLAEALSQILKKQHYSVDAVHDGRSGLDYALSGIYDLLLLDIMMPEMDGISVLRALRKEGVSTPVIMLTAKGEITDMVTGLDQGADDYIAKPFSSEELLARIRAALRRKGEVIPDDTLKFGDVELNTASLRLAVGGKEIKLNLKECGLLELLILRKQAVTSKEQIIEKLWGFDSEAEHNNVEVYISFLRKKLTFLGSQVRISTIRGVGYVLEGAS
- a CDS encoding response regulator transcription factor; the protein is MTEGLRNKRIAQKLHLSEGTVRNYISSSYLKLQVGSREEAVEKSRKEQLVI
- a CDS encoding AraC family transcriptional regulator, with amino-acid sequence MDWVTRMNRAVSYLEEHMDGEIVYAEAARIACCSVYHFQRMFSFITEVSLSEYIRRRRLTLAAFELQQSRIKVIDLALKYGYDSPEAFTRAFQQLHGSTPTAARNAGTPLKAYPRMSFQISIKGAAEMNYRIEQVGGFKIVGMKETVHTEQAFSEIPAIWDAAREKDVFGRLWELHDPEHVIRGILGICANGEFGANETFDYILAVVSDEAAPEDLTTLDFPAATWAVFEAPGPPDALQEIWKRLYTEWIPASAYELAYLPAIECYLPPEENRNELWVPVLKKA
- a CDS encoding PQQ-binding-like beta-propeller repeat protein, whose protein sequence is MLSGTAMKRLASLVCAALLLPLGSGSAAYAEQPAVSTGTIYHSEPESNVVKPAWSTAIAKPSNAPVMDPVTAVAENGKVFMLQPNGKLAALRATDGKKLWEYGSKLAQQFMYHKDAVYGMTASGSLYKIKENGSPAWTAALEYPTADSMVVSGSTVYVTQAQKMAAVDAASGKIKWRIAEDPGNYYNGSPALEAEGTLVRNYSVSGAITVPLIAVYDTATGRKLWESSRQLPPLAIKDGILYSEKETFMLDDDPVNRKVEIVAFNLKSGAIKGERLYSWKDTANTDGVFHGGGAYSTAFLSGNDLYIFQGQRIVRYDFNNYVAGAAPLQKWNQEAYDQRTPLKLLHQGRLYFTDDHTHGLIVMKTATGQYVSFDQGGNPTAQAAVFSTGVYVGQTDGLLHAYDLLTTKQVFTVKTGSREFSPLLKTGGMLLIQTGGKLMGVRLPSALK